GGAGATCTTCTCCCCTTGGCCAGGTCTGTCCTTGCCCGGGTGGGTGAGGTGGACAAGGGCACAAGGTTGGGGCCACCAAGAGCCACACGGTACCATTCTGCTCTATGGCCCCATGAGCAGGATGGGGGCAGATTTGACCCCCAAATTGGCCACTTGCAGCCTGAAAACTCAGAAATGGATTATAAACTCTTGGCCACCCGAGCGGCTTGGGAAGGCACCTGTCACCTGGAGCACGTAGAAGAAACAGGCAGAGGCAGGGTGTCAGGTCCACAGCCACCTGAGCCAGGTGGTACGTACCCGAATCTGGCCACGGGGGACCTGCCCCCACCTGGCTGGCTAGGTGTGTTCGCCACGGTTCTCTAAGGAGGGGTCTTTCTCCTGCGCAGACCCCCACGCAGCCGCCACGTCCCAGGCTCTGCGGGGACAGCACTGCCCTTCCTGCGGCCACCCCAGGGGGGGGGCCCCTAGCGCAGCCGCAGGTAGGAGGGGGCCGAGTAGTTGAAGAGCAGGAAGTCCATCTTGTACAGATCGAAGAGGCGCCTCTGGTAGAAGGGGCTGATGTCCTGGAAGAGGCGCGCGGCCAGATCGCGCGCGGGCGCCGCCCGGGGTCGCGGAGGCGCGGGGAAGCGCAGGTCCGGGGCGCCCAGCAGGCCCAGCACGAAAGCCGCGTCCTCGGCCAGCGTCTCGAACTTGCCCACGATGTCGTAGCGCAGGCGACACGGGTGGCAGAGCGCGTGGGCACGCTCCCAATGCTCGTTGAAGGGCTCGTCGCGCCGCGTGCGCGGGTCCAGCAGGTAGGAAAGGAACTCGGCAAAGCGCACGTTGTGGCCGCGGGTCAGCGCCTCTGGCTGGGCGCCGGGACGCAGGCGCCGCACGATGCGCGCGCCATAGCGTCGCTGGAAGGTGGCGCTGTAGGGTCGCGCGAGCTTGTTGCGGTAGGCGGACGCCAGGCGCTCGAAGGGCTCGCGCACGAACAGCACGGCCAGGTAGGCGCGCAGGCGCCGGTTGACCTCTGAGGGGCTGAAGTCGGCCAGCGAGCGCAGGCGGCCCGGCGCGTGCGCCTCGTGCGCGGGGATGGCGCGCGGATCGCCGCGGGCGCGGCCGCTCAGCACCAGCAGCACGCGCTTCCAGTTGGTGCAGGCCACCTTGGGCACGTAGCAGTAGAGCAGCCCGTGCGCGTCGTCCACCAGCACGTGCCGCAGGTCCTCCGGCTGCAGCAGCCGCTGCCGGCGCGTGTGGCGGCTGCAGGCGCGGCGCAGCAGATCGCGACGCTGCCGGTGCACCTCCGCCAGGGCCGAGAGCGGACCCTGCGGGAGACCAGGGACACGCGTCAGAGCTGCTGGCCCCAGTGAGCTCCCGGGCCCCGGGGGCTACCCGATGGGGCGCGCCCCGGGGACTTGGGCACCTGGACTAGACCCCGGGCCTGGCACCGATCGCGGCCGCCAATCCCAGCCGCAGAATGGGACCTGGACTTGGAGCGGGCCCAACGGGGACCTAACCCGGCTGAGGCTCCCAGAAGGACGGGACCAATCGCGTGCGCTGCAGACGCCCGCAAGTATCGGGAGGGGCGCTCATGGACCGGACCAGAGCAGATTAATGTCCAATGGCCTCGCTGTGCCAGGTGCGATGGCGCatgtctgtcatcccagcggctcgggaggctgaggcgggaggatcacgagttcaaggccagcctcagcaacttagcgaggcccttagcaattgagcaagaccctgtctgtcaattaaaaatctttcaaagggtctggggacatggctcagtggttgagtgtccctgcgttcaatccccggtaccaagacattttttaaaataaaaattaagatttaaaaagggctgaggatggggctcagtggttaagcacccctgggttcaatccttggtgcaaaaaaataaaataaaataaaaaagatattttcaacttCCAGCGGGCTTTTCCGGCTGCAACTCCAGCCTAAATCAATGAGCAGCGCACAGGGACTGGTGGGGGCTGCGTGCACGCATGCGCGCTGGGACCTACGAGCATGCGCAGTAGGTCGCATGGGCCTCTGCTGGAGGCCAAGAAGAGGGTGGGGCTCCTGAAATTCTGGGGCAGGAGGGATGAGGGATGGCAGGAAGGGTGGGTGGAGACCCCAGGGGTCTCAGTGTATCCTCAAGACCTGCCCTTGTCACTCACTGGACAAAGCCTGAGCTAAGGAGCAAGACCACCCATGCCCCAGGGTCCAGTCCCTGTTGACAGCAGGTACACGCAGGCGCTCTGGGTCCCCATAGCTGGGGGTGCAGCGGTGGGGTTGGCTCTGTCCACCTACCTGGTCCAGGTCATAGAGTAACTGCAGAGGACTCTTCTTCTCCCCTCTGAGCCAAATGGAGCCCAGGGATGTGTTTTCAAATGCTGTGGGGACACAGGGACGAGGTGTCAGTGCGGTATGGGGTGAGCAAGCCGTAGACTCGGGGGCTCTGGACACATCTGGGGCTTGGGAACATAATCTCATTGCTCTTTTCCTTGGTCTCCCTAACACCATAGACTAAtttgggaccagggattgaacccaggggcacttaaccactgatccacgtccccagcccctttttatttatttgggaggctgaggcaggaggattgtgagttggaggccagcctcagccacttagcgagagagaccctgtctcgagACACATGTTTCAGGCTCCCTCCACACCCCAGACGATGCCATGTGTCCCCGGAACAAGAGCCCGGCTCCCCTTGTGACCAGGGCactgggaggaggcagaggcttGCCTGAGACCCTTGGGTGGTCATGGATGGTTCTAGAACTTGGATTTCTGTCACCAGACCAGGACTCAGGGACCTCTGGGGGGACCTGTGGTTGCCTTCCCAGAACAACACGCTCACCAGGAGAGGGCAGCCATGTTGGCTGGTCCCTCAGAGTCGGGAGAGGCCCCAGGTGGCCACGGCTGGTGGCCTCCTACAGCAGCTGTCCCCTGGCTGAGCTTGTGTGGCCCcggggccggggggggggggtgcctcGCCACCCAGAGAGAAGGCGGGTGCTTCTTGTCATTTTGCAGATGACAGTTGCCCCTGTAGCCTGAGGTCACTCCGTGAAGGGGGTGTGTCCAGGGCCACAGCTGGGCAGCGGGCAGCGCGTCTATTCCCCGGGCCCTGCAATTTGGACCGGATGCACCGTCCTCGCCCAGGGCCTGCTATTTCCTGGGCAGATCACAGGCTACAGCAGTCCCCAAGGGCCAGCAGGCAGCGGGGACCAGGGGTCAGGCCTCAGAGAAAAGTCCAGAATGAGCTGTGGCCACTGATTACAGGGCGGGTCCAGCCCTGCCCACACCCACGCCCGCCCAGCACCCAGACCACAGCGGATAGATAGGCAGGCTGGCCACGGAGGGGGACAGAGAGGACAGAGGATCTAAAGAGGGGTGTCCTGAAGCTCCCCTGGAGACCCTCCAGCAGGGCCACACCAGGGGACCCCACTCCCATTCCCCGGATGGCCTGGGCCACGGTCCTTAGCTCCAAGTCCCTCCTAGAGGGGACAGGCCAGGGCCTGAGCTCAGGCTGGGTGACCCAGGGCAGCTACCAGGGGCCATGCATTGGAGAGGAGAGCGTTTTTGCTTTGAAAACGGAGAAacaggaggcaggagaggggctgggggagggaacAGGATGTCAGAGAGACCAGGAGAGGCCACCATGGGTGGCGGACAGGTTATCTGGAGACTCCCCGTGCTGTGGACAAAGGTCACACCACCCAGTTTCCAGTTAATCAGTTGTGGCTGGTGGCAGTGTTGCAAGACCCGGCGAGCAGACGGCCACCCCACAGCCCGGCTGACCCCCCGCGGAGTCTTCAAGACCCTTGTTCTGCTCAGGCCCTCAGGATGCCCATTGTCCCCAGCACCTGAGGTCCCTGGGCCCCTTCCCTCACCCTGTCCAGGAAGGACCATGTGGAAGGACATCTCCGTGAACACAgggcctccaccactgagccacatccccagccatcgtttgtgttttacttagagacagggtctccctgagttgctgaggctggcctccaactcccaatcctcctgcctcagcctccctcgtCACAGGAATTACAGTTGGGTGCCACAGCCACCcggcacagacacacacacacacacacacacacacacagggaaatgACAGTCACCAAGATCAGGCCACTGAGTAACCCCCAGCTCCAGACAGACTGCACAGCTGCCGCTTAGCCATCGACACTGTGGTCCActctgacctcagtttcctcctctatgAAATGGGCTGCGGGGAGACTTTCAAGGAGGACCTCTGAGCACTCCCAAGTGGACACGCTGTCCTGTCCCTGGTCAGGGAGTGGCTGGGGACTGCACAGTGGGGACTGGCCGCCCAGTTCTCCCAGCCAGACCAGACCTGAGGGGGTAGGGTCCAGAGAAGCACCCAGTCCAGTATTCCCAGGGTGTGGACTGCAGGGGACTCCAGGGGACAGGGCCAAGGATTCAAAGGGACAGCTGAGGACTGAAGAGAGTCCAGTGTCCCCTGGCGGTGACGGTCCTGCTCCCATCGGTGACCTCCAGGGGACCGCATTCCAGGGTGGCCAAAtgccctccacctcctcctgcctccagagcGACAGGAGGGGACAGCAGGTGGCCCCGCGATCTCCAGGGGACAGGCCACCACGGGCGACGCGGGGCTGGGACTGGGAGCGCGGAGGGGCGGCGGGAGCCGGGCTGTCACTCACCCGGGGTCGTCACTCACCGGGGCGCAGGGcgcacagcagcagcagcagcagcgcaGCGCCCAGACCCGCGGCCACCAGCGCGCGTCGCCGCCAGGAGCAGCGCCTGCCCATGCTGCGCCGCGCAGGGGCGTCAGGTCGCTGCACCGCGCGGGGACGTTGGCGCCGGGCTCCAGGACCCGCCCGCCCCGGTGGATGGCGCGTTCCACGGAGCCTGGGGACTGTGGAGGCGGGCGATGGCAGGTGGGGACACAAGTCTTGGGACTCCGCCCCCACGGAGGAGGTCAGCAGCCCgcccagggcagaggctgggcGGGTGGCCAGCAAGTCCCCGCCCTGGGGTGTCACAAGAAGCCTTCACCAGTAGGGAAGTGGGAGGAGcaggtcccccccccccagctacTGTCCCTTACATTTGGTTTCCTTACATGCCAGGCGCCCAGCGCTGGCCCTGAGCCCTACAGGAGCCCCACCCCCAGGATCAGGCACAAGAGTGCCCCTTGGTCCCCCCAGGACCGTCCTGTCCCCTACCTTCCCGACCAGACGGCAGCATCCTGCCTGAGTTCCGGCTCCTGCAGATCTTGCCCAGCCTCCGGAAGGGGACGGGACCCCCTGAGACATGCCCCCTCTATCCTGCTGGGCCTCATCTGTGTCACCCGCAATAGTTCAGGCACCAGGAAGTCCTCAGAAATTGCCTGGAAAGATAAAGAGAGGCAGGAGCCCGgccagtggcccacacctgtcgTCCCAGgtgtggcttaggaggctgaggcaggaggatcgccaggtggaggccagcctcagccacgcagggagaccctgtctctaaataaaatatgaaacagggctggggacggggctcagtagTCGagggtccctgggttccatccctgagacccaaaaataaagaagaggaagaaggatgaGTAAATAATAGTTGTGGTGGCTTAGAAGATGTGGCCTCAAGTGGTGATCCTGGTTCTCAAGTGACAGGAAATGCAGCTCACAGACAGAACCAGACACTCCTTACCATGTACTCTTCCAGCCTTGGTGACCTCCCGGTCACCCCCAGATTGGTCCAGGACCCAGAGCTTTCAAGCCATCAATGTCCCCTGCCACCCCCCTTGTCACCTAACCCCCATTCCTGAGTTTCCCCACTTGCCCTCCCAGCCCCTAGAGTCCTGCTGCGTGTCCTGGCTCCAGGCTGCCACCTGGTGGCCACCGTTGAGAACAACAGCTCAGCCTCTCGGTGTTCAGAGATGATCCTGGAGATGGGGAGACCCACCAGGAAGGTTCTGGAGGGGAGGAAGGTGCAGAGGCCTGGGTAGAGGCCCAGAGTCTCG
The sequence above is a segment of the Ictidomys tridecemlineatus isolate mIctTri1 chromosome 16, mIctTri1.hap1, whole genome shotgun sequence genome. Coding sequences within it:
- the Chst13 gene encoding carbohydrate sulfotransferase 13, translating into MGRRCSWRRRALVAAGLGAALLLLLLCALRPAFENTSLGSIWLRGEKKSPLQLLYDLDQGPLSALAEVHRQRRDLLRRACSRHTRRQRLLQPEDLRHVLVDDAHGLLYCYVPKVACTNWKRVLLVLSGRARGDPRAIPAHEAHAPGRLRSLADFSPSEVNRRLRAYLAVLFVREPFERLASAYRNKLARPYSATFQRRYGARIVRRLRPGAQPEALTRGHNVRFAEFLSYLLDPRTRRDEPFNEHWERAHALCHPCRLRYDIVGKFETLAEDAAFVLGLLGAPDLRFPAPPRPRAAPARDLAARLFQDISPFYQRRLFDLYKMDFLLFNYSAPSYLRLR